Proteins from a genomic interval of Verrucomicrobiia bacterium:
- a CDS encoding M66 family metalloprotease, with translation MQPGQPYFRLTGNRDALLKVHVVAAGGQTAPPVIATVVSGGATNHMILRGPAVLPTSLPSEPGVVRHRFEDSFTGIIPGRLVRRGLVVEVRAGSSVVRHEIEVGAPTVVHLKMFDVHYFGRGEGDYREGLFAEIESKWPVAGLEVERVRGINFPELVIPARAGLPAVRISSPEEYRVKTGQKFDGEQAAALQWVHALSAAGGNQDTALCYINIYGAFAGGQAGNFTGVGSVRPGILHHELGHALGLPHIGQQKDYPYRGEMYGIQPPQVFNLVHVGPTWAFDLPSRTFIPPTVQHGSARWPAGRYKADPMQGGGEGDQDPPFLLRHFSDYNVHRMQAWLERKVAVRRAGQYYKWEEVTGDYTKLVRSDGVHYPVDEDVPVISIMAAMTLAEPDVNLVYPPIGPYRGNLIRTFDPRQAADREAARQTFSPKRGCDFTLKINQGGREHFYLLAASAGAENDPQQFRSLTTAAVNVRADEGAVTAVELLLTPGADRSGLPEHPKVLARWPGDFPN, from the coding sequence ATGCAACCTGGCCAGCCCTATTTCCGGCTGACGGGCAACCGCGATGCGCTGCTGAAGGTGCACGTGGTGGCTGCCGGGGGGCAAACGGCCCCGCCGGTGATTGCTACGGTTGTCAGCGGCGGGGCAACCAATCACATGATCCTTCGTGGTCCGGCCGTGCTCCCAACTTCGCTGCCTTCCGAGCCGGGCGTGGTGCGGCATCGTTTTGAGGACAGCTTCACGGGAATCATTCCGGGCCGGTTGGTCCGCCGCGGACTGGTTGTCGAAGTTCGCGCCGGTTCCAGTGTGGTCCGGCATGAAATCGAGGTGGGGGCGCCAACGGTGGTGCATTTGAAAATGTTCGACGTGCACTATTTTGGACGGGGCGAGGGCGATTACCGTGAGGGCCTCTTTGCCGAAATCGAGTCCAAATGGCCGGTGGCTGGACTGGAGGTTGAGCGGGTGCGCGGCATCAACTTTCCGGAACTGGTCATTCCGGCGCGGGCGGGCTTGCCGGCCGTGAGGATTTCCTCCCCGGAAGAATACCGCGTCAAGACCGGCCAGAAATTCGATGGCGAACAAGCCGCCGCCCTGCAGTGGGTTCACGCCTTGTCCGCCGCCGGCGGCAACCAGGATACGGCGTTGTGCTACATCAACATTTATGGCGCCTTTGCCGGCGGTCAGGCGGGCAATTTCACCGGCGTTGGATCGGTGCGTCCCGGCATTCTTCATCATGAACTGGGCCACGCGCTGGGGTTGCCCCACATCGGCCAGCAAAAGGATTATCCATATCGCGGCGAGATGTATGGCATCCAACCACCGCAGGTATTCAACCTGGTCCACGTCGGCCCGACGTGGGCGTTTGACTTGCCGTCGCGCACGTTCATTCCGCCCACCGTGCAGCACGGCAGCGCGCGCTGGCCGGCGGGTCGTTACAAGGCCGACCCCATGCAGGGCGGCGGCGAAGGCGATCAGGATCCGCCGTTCCTGCTGCGCCATTTTTCCGATTACAACGTCCACCGAATGCAGGCCTGGCTTGAACGGAAGGTTGCGGTGCGCCGGGCCGGCCAATATTACAAATGGGAGGAGGTCACCGGCGATTACACCAAATTGGTGCGCAGTGACGGGGTTCATTACCCGGTGGACGAAGATGTGCCGGTGATCAGCATCATGGCCGCCATGACGCTGGCGGAACCCGACGTGAACCTGGTTTATCCGCCGATCGGTCCCTATCGCGGCAATTTGATTCGCACCTTTGATCCCCGGCAGGCGGCGGATCGTGAGGCCGCACGACAAACCTTTTCCCCAAAGCGCGGCTGCGACTTCACGCTGAAGATCAACCAAGGCGGCCGGGAGCACTTCTACCTGCTCGCCGCGAGCGCGGGGGCGGAAAACGATCCCCAACAGTTCCGCAGTCTGACCACCGCCGCCGTGAATGTTCGTGCGGATGAGGGGGCGGTCACGGCGGTTGAACTGTTGCTTACGCCCGGAGCGGACCGCTCGGGTTTGCCGGAGCATCCCAAAGTGCTCGCACGTTGGCCCGGTGACTTCCCCAACTGA
- a CDS encoding prepilin-type N-terminal cleavage/methylation domain-containing protein, which yields MLAPSGSDKTRRGGACCGHLPECSAASTGFTLIELLVVIAIIAILAALLLPALAKAKIKSQAIMCMNNTRQITLAWIQYGSDGDDVALGSRTWLNGLVDNPASADFIDLPNYLKTSPLSPFLAGNVKVFKCPGDRRTSTRPGSQGTPVCRSVSMNGYIAGRAKDQPLDFQIPGYVVYRKMNDLASPGPSNVFVILDESEKSINDGFFLTDMNYYDPNYLPGKNFIDVPATYHNLAGSFSFADGHSEIHKWRDARTSQPTHWGWPSPGNMDIDWIQSKTSVKITGATR from the coding sequence GTGTTAGCACCATCCGGCTCCGACAAGACACGCCGGGGCGGGGCATGCTGTGGTCACCTGCCTGAATGTTCGGCAGCGAGCACAGGTTTTACGCTCATTGAACTTCTGGTTGTCATTGCGATCATTGCCATTTTGGCGGCGCTACTGCTTCCTGCCTTGGCGAAGGCCAAAATAAAGTCTCAAGCCATCATGTGCATGAACAACACCCGGCAGATCACGTTGGCTTGGATCCAGTATGGTTCGGACGGCGACGATGTGGCGCTGGGATCCCGCACTTGGTTGAACGGCTTGGTCGATAATCCGGCCAGCGCAGATTTTATCGATCTTCCGAATTATCTCAAAACCAGCCCGCTGAGTCCGTTTCTGGCGGGCAACGTCAAGGTTTTCAAATGTCCGGGCGACCGGCGGACAAGCACCCGCCCGGGCTCCCAGGGCACGCCGGTTTGTCGGAGCGTCTCCATGAACGGTTACATCGCAGGGCGCGCAAAAGATCAACCGCTCGACTTTCAGATTCCGGGCTACGTGGTTTACCGGAAAATGAATGATCTGGCCAGTCCTGGCCCAAGCAATGTCTTTGTCATCCTTGATGAGAGTGAGAAATCCATCAACGACGGCTTTTTCCTGACGGACATGAACTACTACGATCCGAATTATCTGCCCGGAAAGAACTTCATTGATGTGCCTGCCACCTACCACAATCTAGCGGGGAGTTTCTCTTTTGCGGACGGCCATTCGGAGATCCACAAATGGAGGGACGCGCGCACCTCGCAACCCACGCATTGGGGCTGGCCTTCGCCGGGCAACATGGACATTGATTGGATCCAGTCCAAAACCTCAGTCAAAATCACAGGTGCAACGAGGTAG
- a CDS encoding aldo/keto reductase has translation MKHNFLGKTGLRVSRLSFGASSLGGVFHVVPEADAIRAVYAALDCGINYFDVAPAYGGTRAETLLGRALKGIPRSQYVISTKIGKYTSPGKYGKDSFDYSAVRIRQSLEESATRLGTDYFDIIHIHDIEYEGRRHTEWALQEGLATLHALKSEGRIGAVSFGTYPMDLWHRIFRDCDIDVALVHNHYCLNDTRLLELLPLAKERGVGLINASPFASALLTDRGPADWHPATPEDRAVFRRAAEYCRSRGTCISKLALQFASQHPEIPTTLFSSASSEAVQRNVLWSEEPFDAALVAQVRKLLGPVCNQDWDY, from the coding sequence ATGAAGCACAATTTCCTGGGTAAAACCGGTTTGAGGGTGTCGCGCCTGAGCTTTGGTGCGTCGTCGCTGGGCGGCGTCTTTCATGTCGTGCCAGAGGCGGATGCCATCCGCGCTGTGTATGCCGCGCTCGATTGTGGCATCAACTACTTCGACGTCGCACCGGCCTACGGCGGCACGCGCGCGGAGACGCTGTTGGGCCGGGCCCTCAAAGGCATTCCGCGGAGCCAATACGTCATTTCAACCAAGATTGGCAAATACACCAGTCCCGGGAAGTATGGCAAAGATTCCTTCGATTACTCCGCGGTTCGCATCCGCCAATCCCTCGAAGAAAGCGCGACGCGCCTGGGAACGGACTATTTCGACATTATCCACATCCACGACATTGAATATGAGGGCCGCCGACACACCGAATGGGCATTGCAAGAGGGGCTCGCCACACTTCACGCGCTGAAAAGCGAGGGGCGCATCGGCGCGGTGAGTTTTGGCACTTACCCGATGGATCTATGGCACCGGATTTTCCGCGACTGCGACATTGATGTGGCGCTCGTCCACAATCACTACTGCCTGAACGACACGCGCCTGTTGGAATTGTTGCCGCTTGCCAAGGAGAGAGGGGTTGGGCTGATTAACGCCTCGCCTTTTGCCAGTGCACTGCTCACTGATCGAGGTCCGGCCGACTGGCATCCGGCGACGCCGGAGGATCGCGCCGTCTTCAGGCGGGCCGCCGAATATTGCCGGAGCAGGGGAACGTGTATCAGCAAACTTGCCCTGCAGTTTGCGAGCCAGCATCCGGAGATTCCGACAACCTTGTTCAGTTCCGCCAGTTCTGAAGCAGTCCAACGGAACGTCCTTTGGTCGGAAGAACCTTTTGACGCAGCCCTTGTGGCGCAAGTCCGGAAACTTTTGGGCCCGGTTTGCAACCAGGATTGGGACTACTGA
- a CDS encoding L-idonate 5-dehydrogenase has translation MTTTMRAAVLHGAKSIKVEARPQPEANAGMVKLRVRRAGICGSDLHYFEHGYCAAFVPTRPFIPGHEFTAEVAAVGEGVTTVQLGARVTVNPARSCGFCEYCKGGRPNLCRQIIMLGSASTQPPTDGAFAEYVTVRADQCHALPPDMDDATGAMLEPFAVALHAVKRAGVVSGKRVLVTGGGPIGQLVAMTAKVFGAVPVALSDLLASRRGTAHRLGADAELDPAASDLSEQVRELSGEGFDVVFEASGAKAALRQAFELVRPGGTIVQIGTLGTEDIPLPANLLMNREVNFIGSMRYGNVFDEAIRLIEAKRIDLHPLISHVLPLVETARALRLAGDKGDVLKVQLEIN, from the coding sequence ATGACCACCACCATGCGCGCCGCGGTTTTGCACGGCGCAAAGTCAATCAAAGTCGAAGCCCGGCCCCAACCTGAAGCCAATGCCGGGATGGTGAAGCTGCGCGTCCGCCGGGCCGGCATCTGTGGTTCGGATCTCCACTACTTCGAGCACGGCTACTGCGCGGCGTTTGTGCCGACGCGTCCGTTCATTCCTGGTCACGAGTTTACGGCTGAAGTTGCGGCGGTGGGCGAAGGCGTGACCACGGTTCAATTGGGGGCTCGTGTCACCGTGAATCCTGCGCGTTCCTGCGGCTTTTGCGAGTATTGCAAAGGCGGCCGGCCGAATCTTTGCCGTCAGATCATCATGTTGGGCAGTGCGAGCACCCAGCCGCCGACGGACGGTGCGTTCGCCGAATATGTCACCGTTCGCGCAGACCAGTGCCACGCGCTGCCCCCGGACATGGATGATGCCACGGGGGCGATGCTTGAGCCTTTCGCGGTGGCGTTGCACGCGGTGAAACGCGCGGGTGTTGTTTCAGGTAAACGTGTGCTCGTCACGGGCGGCGGGCCGATTGGACAGCTTGTGGCGATGACAGCCAAAGTCTTTGGTGCGGTGCCTGTGGCATTGAGTGATCTCCTGGCATCACGGCGCGGCACGGCGCACAGGCTGGGTGCCGACGCGGAGCTTGATCCTGCCGCCAGCGATCTTTCGGAGCAAGTGCGGGAACTGTCTGGTGAGGGGTTTGATGTGGTTTTTGAAGCATCTGGCGCGAAGGCCGCGCTGCGGCAGGCCTTTGAACTGGTGCGGCCGGGCGGGACGATTGTGCAGATCGGCACGCTCGGCACTGAGGATATTCCGCTTCCGGCCAACCTGCTCATGAATCGCGAAGTCAACTTCATCGGTTCCATGCGCTATGGGAACGTCTTCGACGAAGCGATTCGTCTGATTGAGGCGAAGCGAATTGATCTGCATCCCTTGATCAGCCACGTGTTGCCGCTGGTCGAGACGGCCAGGGCCTTGCGCCTGGCAGGGGACAAAGGCGACGTGCTCAAGGTGCAGCTGGAAATCAACTGA
- a CDS encoding amidohydrolase family protein, with the protein MRIDSHQHFWRYHPEEYRWIDERMAVLKRDYMPEDLKPLLQVAKFDGTVTVQARQNVEETRWLLELAGQHDFIRGVVGWVDLCSAELDTQLESFAQNPKLVGVRHVVHDEPDDEFMLRPEFRRGIAQLDAQGLTYDLLLFPRHLPAALQLVQEFPAQRFVLDHIGKPRIGERLFLPWQEGVAALAECPNVWCKLSGLVTEAKWKQWQPDDFCRYLDTVFYAFGLERLMIGSDWPVCGLSGDYANTMRIVIDYLRQYPPADQSRVLGGNCTQFYRLK; encoded by the coding sequence ATGCGAATTGATTCCCACCAGCATTTCTGGCGCTACCACCCGGAGGAGTATCGCTGGATCGATGAGCGCATGGCAGTGTTGAAGCGTGATTATATGCCCGAGGATCTGAAGCCTTTGCTTCAGGTGGCGAAATTCGATGGCACGGTCACGGTGCAGGCGAGGCAGAACGTGGAGGAGACTCGCTGGTTGCTCGAACTTGCCGGACAGCATGATTTCATCAGGGGTGTCGTGGGCTGGGTGGATTTGTGTTCGGCGGAACTCGACACCCAGCTTGAGAGCTTTGCCCAGAATCCGAAACTCGTTGGGGTGCGTCACGTGGTGCATGATGAACCGGATGACGAGTTCATGCTGCGGCCCGAATTTCGCCGGGGCATCGCGCAACTCGACGCGCAAGGTTTGACCTACGATTTGCTGTTGTTCCCGAGGCATCTGCCCGCCGCGCTCCAACTCGTTCAGGAGTTTCCAGCACAACGGTTCGTGCTGGATCACATCGGCAAGCCGCGCATCGGAGAAAGGTTGTTCCTGCCGTGGCAGGAGGGTGTGGCAGCCCTGGCCGAATGTCCCAACGTCTGGTGCAAACTTTCCGGGCTGGTGACCGAGGCGAAATGGAAGCAATGGCAGCCGGATGATTTTTGTCGTTACCTTGACACCGTGTTTTATGCGTTCGGACTGGAGCGGTTGATGATTGGTTCGGACTGGCCCGTGTGCGGGCTCTCAGGCGATTACGCAAACACCATGCGCATCGTGATTGATTATCTTCGTCAATATCCACCGGCCGATCAAAGCCGGGTTCTGGGGGGCAACTGCACTCAATTTTACCGCCTCAAGTAA
- a CDS encoding sodium/solute symporter (Members of the Solute:Sodium Symporter (SSS), TC 2.A.21 as described in tcdb.org, catalyze solute:Na+ symport. Known solutes for members of the family include sugars, amino acids, nucleosides, inositols, vitamins, urea or anions, depending on the system.) — protein sequence MNVSMIDVAVIAAYLIGITAFGIWTGFRRNASTDQYFLANKSLGWFTVGAAVFTSNISTIHLVGLAAGGASSGMVIGNFEWMACFTLMLLALVFAPFYIRSSAHTLPEFMERRYCPSARTFLAVIGILGALLIHIGISLFAAAKVFESFLGVPMITSIVVLSLFTVVYTALGGLKAVVLTENIQAGLLLFGAALVTILAIRALPSVGVNDVASFKEAVNPGQLSMLRPVVNAEGHLNEYSWLAVVLGYPILGIWYWCADQTLVQRVLAARTIKEGQNGALFAGFLKITPVFLMVLPGVVGGVLWQRGAFQLGTVPGTNNPDYNTMLPMLINHLVPAGLKGLLAAGMAAALMSTIAAGLNSCATLISMDIIKRSRPDMPDARVVTIGRITTGIVMLLAMLWSTQGDQFGTIFEAINKIPMTFAPAVTTVLLLGLIWKRGNWQAAMTTLYAGAAVGVIYFLADLPAMGKMILGHATHAGFGGLVSDPVQGLGIPFMLVGPIIAVLCVVIYIVTSLLTPAMDQAAVAKVCWDHPLAFLKGPVTGVGDPRIVTVILLLTVGGLYVFLR from the coding sequence ATGAATGTATCGATGATTGATGTGGCCGTAATCGCCGCCTACCTGATTGGCATCACGGCGTTTGGCATCTGGACCGGTTTCCGTCGCAACGCGTCGACGGACCAGTATTTTCTGGCGAACAAATCGCTCGGCTGGTTCACCGTCGGCGCGGCGGTTTTCACGTCAAACATCTCGACCATCCATTTGGTGGGACTTGCGGCGGGCGGCGCAAGCAGCGGGATGGTGATTGGCAACTTCGAATGGATGGCGTGCTTCACGTTGATGCTGCTGGCGCTCGTGTTTGCTCCGTTTTACATCAGATCCAGCGCCCACACCCTGCCGGAGTTCATGGAACGCCGCTATTGTCCCTCCGCGCGAACCTTCCTCGCCGTGATCGGGATTCTTGGGGCCTTGCTGATTCACATTGGCATCAGCCTTTTTGCCGCGGCCAAAGTATTCGAGAGTTTTCTGGGTGTCCCGATGATCACGTCAATCGTCGTCTTGTCGCTGTTCACGGTGGTTTACACGGCGCTGGGGGGACTCAAGGCGGTGGTGCTGACCGAGAACATTCAAGCGGGGTTGCTGCTATTCGGCGCAGCGCTGGTGACGATCCTGGCGATTCGCGCCCTGCCATCGGTTGGTGTCAACGATGTGGCGTCCTTCAAGGAAGCGGTGAACCCGGGACAGCTGAGCATGTTGCGGCCCGTGGTAAACGCGGAAGGTCATCTGAATGAGTATTCCTGGCTGGCGGTGGTCTTGGGCTATCCGATCCTGGGCATCTGGTATTGGTGCGCCGATCAAACCCTGGTGCAGCGCGTGCTGGCTGCCCGCACGATCAAGGAAGGTCAGAATGGCGCGTTGTTTGCCGGCTTTCTGAAGATCACTCCGGTCTTTCTGATGGTGCTGCCCGGCGTGGTGGGGGGCGTGCTCTGGCAAAGAGGAGCGTTTCAGCTTGGGACCGTCCCCGGCACAAACAATCCGGATTACAACACGATGCTTCCAATGCTCATCAATCATCTCGTTCCGGCCGGATTGAAGGGATTGCTGGCGGCGGGGATGGCGGCGGCGCTGATGAGCACGATCGCGGCGGGTCTGAACAGTTGTGCCACCCTCATCTCGATGGACATCATCAAGCGGTCGCGTCCGGACATGCCGGATGCGCGCGTGGTGACCATCGGCCGCATCACCACCGGCATAGTCATGCTGCTGGCCATGCTGTGGTCCACGCAGGGCGATCAGTTCGGCACGATTTTTGAGGCCATCAACAAGATTCCCATGACGTTTGCGCCGGCGGTCACGACGGTGTTGTTGTTGGGGCTCATCTGGAAGCGAGGCAACTGGCAGGCTGCGATGACCACCCTCTATGCCGGGGCAGCGGTTGGCGTGATCTATTTTCTGGCGGACCTGCCGGCCATGGGGAAGATGATTTTGGGCCACGCAACGCACGCGGGCTTTGGCGGGTTGGTAAGCGACCCGGTTCAAGGCCTGGGCATTCCGTTCATGCTCGTCGGCCCGATCATCGCGGTCCTATGTGTGGTGATCTACATCGTCACGAGTTTGCTGACGCCCGCGATGGACCAGGCGGCTGTTGCCAAGGTGTGTTGGGATCATCCGCTCGCATTTCTCAAAGGTCCGGTGACGGGAGTGGGGGATCCGCGGATTGTGACCGTGATACTCCTGCTCACGGTGGGCGGGTTGTATGTTTTTCTGCGCTGA
- a CDS encoding glycoside hydrolase N-terminal domain-containing protein has translation MALGLNKHGGHGSRIRLSGWCLAAFLLATPVLAEGTTSPERGFYTRHPARQWEEALLSGNGRMGAMVLGEPFDETIILNHARLFMPLHPPLPPPDTAGKLGEIRSLMQRGEYQRAADLVVAEAEQEGYGPKRWTDPFIPAFDLRLKMEPAGAVSDYTRSVDFSKGLAAVQWTDVRGTFRRRLFVSRADDVVALSFAGSRPGQISCRLNLAPRPSSGQGGWWSEVAFTNGIQSAVAAADGCWLTYRSQFRRNWPGSLQGYEGAARVVVSGGTMTTDAMGVNVTNADAVVVLLRVAVLEDFATSKIPAMEEALGKLTPDFDGLLSRHVKLHGELFNRVRLDLGGAVDHDLPTEELLARSHPGATSPALLEDEFDAARYAVISSSGELFPNLQGIWNGTWGPPWSADFTQNGNVQSALAADLSGNLAECLQPYFRYLEAQLPQYRENARRLYGCRGILVPSRTSTHGLNNHFDSVWPMTFWTAGAGWAAHFYFDYYQYTGDRRFLREHALPFMKEAALFYEDFLIPGPDGKLLFSPSYSPENHPENNPSQACINATMDISVVKELLRNCIAACEILHTDADKVRQWRSLLARLPDYQINSDGALKEWTTPLLEDNYAHRHASHLYALFDGLPEEIATNAPLRRAFQVAIEKRMDYRRHEPNGEMAFGAVQLGLAAASLGEAETCREVVDWLANLYWTPALTSTHNAHSIFNTDICGGLPAVVIKMLVASEPGRLDLLPALPAAWGKGRIEGVACRGQVTIKSLAWAGPDVSVTLTSAVRQTVALNLPGGMASVKIAPGGSGLVEHRSPGAPCKVTLPARQEVTLTIRRRPTVLEPAKTGQ, from the coding sequence ATGGCACTTGGACTAAACAAACACGGCGGCCACGGCTCGCGAATCCGTCTTTCGGGTTGGTGTCTGGCGGCATTTCTGCTGGCCACACCTGTTCTGGCGGAAGGAACGACCTCGCCCGAACGCGGTTTTTATACACGGCATCCGGCCCGGCAGTGGGAGGAGGCATTGTTGAGCGGCAATGGGCGGATGGGAGCCATGGTGCTGGGAGAGCCGTTTGATGAAACGATCATCCTGAATCACGCCCGCCTTTTCATGCCGCTGCATCCTCCGCTGCCGCCCCCGGACACGGCCGGCAAGCTTGGCGAAATCCGCTCGCTCATGCAGCGCGGAGAATATCAACGTGCTGCGGACCTGGTGGTGGCGGAGGCGGAGCAGGAGGGTTACGGCCCCAAACGTTGGACCGATCCTTTTATTCCCGCCTTTGATCTCCGGTTAAAAATGGAGCCTGCCGGAGCGGTGTCTGATTACACGCGTTCGGTGGATTTTTCCAAGGGCCTGGCCGCGGTGCAGTGGACGGATGTCCGCGGGACGTTTCGGCGGCGGCTGTTCGTTTCAAGAGCGGATGATGTGGTGGCGCTGTCTTTTGCGGGGTCGCGGCCCGGCCAGATCAGTTGCCGCTTGAACCTGGCGCCGCGGCCATCGTCCGGTCAGGGCGGCTGGTGGTCCGAAGTTGCCTTTACCAATGGCATTCAGTCCGCCGTGGCGGCGGCTGATGGTTGCTGGTTGACCTATCGCAGCCAGTTCCGGCGGAACTGGCCTGGCAGCCTGCAAGGCTACGAAGGGGCGGCCCGGGTGGTGGTGAGCGGGGGCACGATGACGACGGATGCCATGGGCGTCAACGTTACGAACGCCGATGCGGTGGTTGTGTTGTTGCGCGTGGCCGTGCTGGAAGATTTTGCCACTTCAAAAATTCCGGCGATGGAGGAGGCGTTGGGCAAATTGACCCCTGATTTTGACGGCTTGTTGTCCCGCCATGTGAAGCTGCACGGTGAGCTCTTCAACCGGGTTCGGCTCGACCTGGGAGGAGCAGTCGACCATGACCTGCCCACGGAGGAACTGCTGGCCAGATCGCATCCGGGGGCGACTTCTCCCGCGCTCCTGGAGGATGAATTTGATGCGGCACGTTACGCCGTGATTTCGAGCAGCGGCGAGCTGTTTCCGAATTTGCAGGGCATCTGGAACGGCACGTGGGGCCCGCCGTGGTCGGCCGACTTCACCCAGAATGGCAATGTTCAGAGCGCGCTGGCCGCTGATCTTTCGGGCAATCTGGCCGAATGTCTGCAGCCCTATTTTCGCTATTTGGAGGCGCAGCTGCCGCAGTATCGTGAGAACGCACGGCGGCTTTATGGTTGTCGCGGCATCCTGGTGCCATCGCGCACCAGCACGCACGGGCTCAACAACCATTTCGATTCCGTCTGGCCCATGACCTTTTGGACGGCGGGCGCCGGCTGGGCGGCGCACTTCTATTTCGATTACTATCAATACACCGGCGACCGGCGCTTTTTGCGCGAACACGCACTGCCCTTCATGAAGGAAGCGGCCCTTTTCTATGAGGACTTTCTCATTCCGGGGCCGGACGGGAAGCTCCTCTTCAGCCCAAGTTACTCCCCGGAAAATCATCCGGAGAACAACCCCTCGCAGGCCTGCATCAACGCCACCATGGACATTTCGGTGGTGAAGGAACTGCTGCGCAATTGCATCGCCGCCTGCGAAATCCTGCATACGGACGCGGACAAGGTCCGGCAATGGCGATCCCTGCTCGCCCGTCTGCCCGATTACCAGATCAACTCGGATGGCGCATTGAAGGAGTGGACCACGCCTCTGCTGGAGGATAATTACGCGCACCGCCACGCCTCGCATCTTTACGCCTTGTTTGACGGATTGCCTGAAGAGATAGCAACCAATGCGCCCCTACGTCGCGCGTTCCAAGTTGCCATCGAAAAGCGCATGGACTATCGCCGGCATGAACCGAACGGGGAAATGGCTTTTGGCGCCGTTCAACTGGGCCTGGCCGCGGCCAGTCTGGGCGAGGCGGAGACCTGCCGGGAGGTGGTGGATTGGCTGGCGAATCTTTACTGGACTCCGGCGCTGACCAGCACGCACAACGCGCACAGCATTTTCAACACGGATATCTGCGGCGGACTGCCCGCAGTCGTCATCAAGATGCTGGTGGCTTCCGAGCCCGGGCGGCTCGATTTGTTGCCGGCACTGCCGGCGGCCTGGGGCAAGGGACGGATCGAGGGCGTTGCGTGTCGTGGTCAGGTGACCATCAAAAGCCTCGCCTGGGCCGGGCCCGATGTTTCGGTGACGCTCACCTCGGCGGTGCGGCAGACGGTGGCGTTGAACCTGCCCGGTGGCATGGCCTCCGTGAAGATTGCGCCCGGCGGCTCCGGCCTCGTGGAACACCGTTCGCCAGGTGCGCCCTGCAAAGTCACACTGCCTGCGCGCCAGGAGGTGACGCTGACAATCCGGCGCCGCCCGACCGTGTTGGAGCCGGCCAAGACCGGCCAATAA